In one window of Myxosarcina sp. GI1 DNA:
- a CDS encoding response regulator yields MTVKRILLVDDEASILAVARVGLKRMGWSVLTAASGQEGIALAVAEQPDAIVLDVMMPEMDGMATLKQLQNNPLVKNIPVIFLTAKVQKADRRRFYASGIKGYITKPFDPTTLASQISGFLGW; encoded by the coding sequence ATGACTGTCAAACGTATTTTACTGGTAGATGACGAAGCCTCTATCTTAGCAGTGGCTCGTGTCGGTTTAAAACGAATGGGATGGTCAGTATTGACCGCAGCTTCAGGACAAGAGGGGATTGCGCTTGCGGTAGCCGAACAGCCAGACGCGATCGTCTTAGATGTAATGATGCCCGAAATGGACGGAATGGCAACTCTCAAGCAGCTACAGAATAATCCTCTAGTTAAAAATATTCCAGTTATTTTTCTAACTGCTAAAGTTCAAAAAGCAGATCGCCGTCGCTTCTATGCTTCTGGTATTAAAGGATATATTACCAAGCCTTTCGATCCTACTACTTTAGCAAGTCAAATTTCAGGTTTTTTGGGTTGGTAA